Proteins encoded in a region of the Pyxidicoccus trucidator genome:
- a CDS encoding SBBP repeat-containing protein has product MDSLKSIRSTVLASALVLLAAPGCQGEELPASSAPFLEESATRPQALGCEVNQVPVMTSNTAPGGVVTRSGVFSSSYEAWQAFDGTSSMWISAEKQTPAWLAYEWADAPRTITRYALTYTNGSITTRAPKNFTFEGWNGSAWVVLDTRTNEVGWPGYERREYVVASPGAYRKYRLSVTDDNDSRTGVEVISLGRLELLGCEQLRWTRTRGVSGALSLNSDVAVHSLGYSFAAGMTNGAVAGVKNGNMDVLLAGYDTNGALLWSQQFGVAGKVSAAFSIAKSPSELDLYVTGLTGGGLHGNTQAGSQDVFLAKYSVGGTWQWTRQLGVAGKTTRGYGVAVDASNNVHVSGDTDGALDGVPLLGFNSAFLVRYGASGSRQWTRLVGVANKHTYGARTAVDGSGNIYLTGYTNGGLDGNVLTGTEDAFLTRFSPAGVKQWTRQLGVAGGRTTGSAVGVDAAGNVYLTGSSACTIDGVSTDTGLCAILVKYDASGVRQWLRAFGAGHSLVGTALAINSQGIHLTGSAYADLTLPPPQPLTPAPRPFVARYDTAGTRLALQQLPQGQSAGVGSQTEGAGIGVDSAGMLYVAGRVRGAFDGHPQLGTDDAFVKKLAQP; this is encoded by the coding sequence GTGGACAGCCTGAAGTCGATTCGAAGCACCGTCCTGGCGAGCGCGCTGGTGTTGCTGGCCGCTCCGGGATGTCAGGGGGAGGAGCTCCCCGCCAGCAGCGCGCCGTTCCTCGAAGAGAGCGCCACCCGCCCTCAGGCCCTCGGCTGCGAGGTGAACCAGGTGCCGGTGATGACGAGCAACACGGCGCCAGGCGGCGTCGTCACGCGCTCGGGCGTCTTCAGCAGCTCCTACGAGGCGTGGCAGGCCTTCGACGGCACCAGCAGCATGTGGATATCGGCCGAGAAGCAGACGCCCGCGTGGCTGGCCTACGAGTGGGCCGACGCCCCGCGCACCATCACCCGCTATGCGCTCACCTATACCAACGGCAGCATCACCACCCGGGCGCCGAAGAACTTCACGTTCGAGGGGTGGAACGGCAGCGCCTGGGTGGTGCTGGACACGCGCACGAACGAGGTGGGCTGGCCGGGCTACGAGCGGCGCGAGTACGTCGTGGCCTCGCCGGGCGCGTACCGGAAGTACCGGCTCAGCGTGACGGACGACAACGACTCGCGCACCGGCGTGGAGGTCATCTCCCTGGGAAGGCTGGAGCTGCTCGGCTGCGAGCAGCTCCGCTGGACGCGCACGCGGGGCGTCTCGGGGGCGCTCTCCCTGAACAGCGATGTCGCGGTCCACTCGCTGGGCTACAGCTTCGCCGCGGGGATGACGAACGGGGCCGTGGCGGGCGTGAAGAACGGCAACATGGACGTGCTGCTCGCGGGCTACGACACGAACGGCGCGCTGCTCTGGTCCCAGCAGTTCGGCGTGGCCGGAAAGGTCTCGGCGGCCTTCTCCATCGCGAAGTCTCCCTCGGAGCTGGACCTCTACGTGACGGGCCTCACGGGCGGCGGGCTGCACGGCAACACGCAGGCGGGCTCGCAGGACGTCTTCCTGGCGAAGTACTCCGTGGGAGGCACGTGGCAGTGGACGCGGCAGCTCGGCGTGGCCGGCAAGACGACCCGGGGTTACGGCGTGGCGGTGGACGCCTCGAACAACGTCCATGTCTCGGGTGATACCGATGGCGCGCTGGATGGAGTCCCGCTGCTCGGCTTCAACAGCGCCTTCCTCGTCAGGTACGGCGCCTCCGGCAGCAGGCAGTGGACGCGGCTCGTCGGCGTGGCCAACAAGCACACGTACGGGGCACGGACCGCCGTGGACGGCTCGGGCAACATCTACCTCACCGGCTACACGAACGGCGGCCTGGACGGGAACGTGCTGACCGGCACGGAGGATGCGTTCCTCACCAGGTTCAGCCCGGCGGGCGTGAAGCAGTGGACGCGGCAGTTGGGCGTGGCAGGGGGGCGCACCACCGGCAGCGCGGTGGGGGTCGATGCCGCGGGGAACGTCTACCTGACGGGGAGCTCCGCCTGCACCATCGATGGCGTCTCGACGGACACGGGGCTCTGCGCCATCCTGGTCAAGTACGACGCCTCGGGCGTCCGGCAATGGCTCCGGGCCTTTGGCGCCGGGCACTCGCTCGTGGGCACCGCGCTCGCCATCAACTCCCAGGGTATCCACCTCACCGGGAGCGCCTACGCGGACCTGACGCTTCCGCCTCCCCAGCCCCTCACCCCGGCCCCCCGGCCCTTCGTGGCCCGCTATGACACCGCGGGCACCCGGCTCGCGCTCCAGCAGTTGCCCCAGGGCCAGTCCGCCGGAGTCGGGAGCCAGACGGAGGGAGCGGGCATCGGCGTGGACTCGGCGGGGATGCTCTACGTCGCCGGCCGGGTGAGGGGCGCCTTCGACGGCCACCCGCAGCTCGGCACGGACGACGCCTTCGTGAAGAAGCTGGCCCAGCCGTAG
- a CDS encoding NUDIX hydrolase yields MSEGSSWRGNWPVRLYERVRERGYDSLTAFAEAHPTLPLTELAAELGKDGFSAVQVFSGLVDEAERSHQVTRLTRGQLVRELSESFPNGWPAALDDDARLEAAMTLASWIGFTPETHKERARKVTATLLANPPPSGWRPLGPDDELLRTLLPDEEA; encoded by the coding sequence ATGAGCGAGGGAAGTTCCTGGCGGGGCAACTGGCCGGTCCGCCTATATGAGCGAGTCCGCGAGCGTGGTTACGACTCGCTCACCGCGTTTGCCGAGGCGCATCCTACTCTCCCGCTGACCGAGTTGGCCGCGGAGCTTGGCAAGGACGGCTTCAGCGCGGTGCAGGTGTTCAGCGGGCTGGTTGATGAGGCGGAAAGGAGCCATCAGGTCACACGCTTGACGCGCGGACAGCTCGTGCGGGAACTGTCCGAGAGTTTCCCCAACGGTTGGCCGGCCGCGCTGGACGACGACGCTCGTCTAGAGGCCGCCATGACGCTCGCCTCTTGGATAGGCTTCACACCAGAGACTCACAAGGAGCGCGCTAGAAAGGTCACCGCAACGCTCCTTGCCAATCCGCCTCCGTCCGGCTGGCGCCCGCTCGGTCCCGACGACGAGCTTCTCCGGACGCTCCTCCCCGACGAGGAGGCCTGA
- a CDS encoding DUF2380 domain-containing protein translates to MQERRLHRRVEPRDDATGAVSGGGAADAAAASASQVRDSVLEAVDDVKGSTDNVASALSKLAGRPPTSLGNRGLTGVNGVFIRYLDFGSKQLPWLHSALGRTTELVAVAEEVGDGGMELGILRMTGPRLQGAMFGAMLLAAWLDFLTLADVVLRECPAYSVEKLVRDMHRVQGLIEPTLAALASGDPEQVEAAALAMPELMGQLSGEFSSIRDGARTSMENFGKTLAVMQFVDMLTMVSALKMSLPRLPPAAPATVGVSLVMTSGGVMAGSQVVVSAEWVEMIRRLVQAGVISIPAVSAAVRIHGGQVMMAQTNGELPKGLRDALGDSPEVRGMKVTDRAGAGMSEAPKHHVLPDEHRAWFEKRGFTGEMSIDQFCVRLEQAHHQAIHGGGNWRLGRTWPKEWNQMIMSILRDAETAAGRMLTRDAILKLIAREMKRYNIPVNFTPGRRR, encoded by the coding sequence GTGCAGGAGCGACGGCTGCACCGTCGTGTGGAGCCACGGGACGACGCGACGGGGGCGGTCTCGGGCGGCGGAGCGGCGGACGCCGCTGCCGCGAGTGCCTCACAGGTGCGGGACTCGGTACTCGAAGCGGTGGATGACGTGAAGGGCTCCACGGACAACGTCGCCAGCGCACTCTCGAAGCTGGCCGGCCGTCCACCCACGAGCCTGGGCAACCGGGGCCTGACCGGGGTCAACGGCGTGTTCATCCGCTATCTGGACTTCGGCTCCAAGCAACTGCCCTGGTTGCACAGCGCGCTCGGAAGAACGACGGAGCTGGTGGCGGTTGCCGAGGAAGTCGGCGATGGAGGCATGGAGCTGGGCATCCTCCGCATGACGGGCCCGCGCCTCCAGGGGGCCATGTTCGGCGCCATGCTGCTGGCCGCATGGCTCGACTTCCTCACCCTCGCCGATGTCGTGCTCCGCGAGTGCCCCGCCTACAGCGTCGAGAAGCTGGTCAGGGACATGCACCGTGTGCAGGGGCTGATTGAGCCCACCCTTGCGGCGCTCGCGTCAGGAGACCCCGAGCAGGTCGAGGCCGCAGCTCTGGCCATGCCTGAGTTGATGGGGCAACTCTCCGGCGAATTCAGCTCCATCCGCGATGGCGCACGCACGTCCATGGAGAACTTCGGGAAGACCCTGGCGGTGATGCAGTTCGTGGACATGCTCACCATGGTTTCGGCGCTGAAGATGTCGCTGCCTCGCTTGCCGCCCGCCGCTCCGGCCACCGTCGGCGTGAGTCTCGTCATGACTTCGGGCGGCGTCATGGCGGGGTCGCAGGTGGTCGTCTCCGCCGAGTGGGTGGAAATGATTCGGCGCCTCGTGCAAGCGGGCGTCATCTCCATTCCCGCAGTGAGCGCCGCAGTCCGCATTCACGGCGGGCAGGTGATGATGGCGCAGACGAACGGCGAGCTGCCGAAGGGCTTACGCGACGCGCTGGGCGACAGTCCCGAGGTTCGCGGCATGAAGGTGACAGACAGAGCCGGCGCGGGCATGTCCGAGGCGCCGAAGCACCACGTCCTGCCGGACGAGCACCGCGCATGGTTCGAGAAACGCGGCTTTACCGGCGAGATGAGCATCGACCAATTCTGCGTCCGTTTGGAGCAGGCGCACCATCAGGCGATTCACGGAGGTGGCAACTGGCGCCTGGGTCGCACATGGCCCAAGGAATGGAACCAGATGATCATGAGCATATTGCGCGACGCTGAGACAGCAGCTGGCCGGATGCTGACGAGGGACGCGATCCTGAAGCTCATCGCAAGAGAGATGAAGCGCTATAACATCCCAGTGAACTTCACCCCCGGGAGGCGGCGATGA
- a CDS encoding GNAT family N-acetyltransferase: MLRATLPVSLRPATASDEAFLFTLYASTREGEVAMWGWAPAQRDAFLRMQWMAQGRDWSMRYAGADHQVVLVGGAPAGRLLVARGPAEWRLVDIALLPSHRRAGVGTKLLRELRGEAEKAGVPLRLRVLRDNPARALYERLGFRPESGTDADPYLAMEWVPGPRGG; encoded by the coding sequence ATGCTCCGCGCCACCTTGCCCGTCTCACTGCGCCCCGCCACCGCCTCGGACGAGGCGTTCCTGTTCACCCTGTATGCCAGCACGCGCGAGGGTGAGGTGGCCATGTGGGGCTGGGCCCCGGCGCAGCGGGACGCCTTCCTGCGCATGCAGTGGATGGCGCAGGGACGTGACTGGTCCATGCGGTACGCCGGGGCGGACCACCAGGTGGTGCTGGTGGGCGGCGCGCCCGCGGGCAGGCTGCTGGTGGCGCGCGGCCCCGCGGAGTGGCGTCTCGTGGACATCGCCCTGCTGCCGTCGCACCGGCGCGCGGGCGTGGGCACGAAGCTGCTGCGCGAGCTGCGGGGCGAGGCGGAGAAGGCGGGCGTGCCGCTGCGCCTGCGCGTGCTGCGCGACAACCCGGCGCGCGCGCTGTACGAGCGGCTCGGCTTCCGGCCGGAGTCGGGCACGGACGCCGACCCGTACCTGGCCATGGAGTGGGTGCCGGGGCCGCGCGGGGGCTGA
- a CDS encoding SDR family NAD(P)-dependent oxidoreductase, producing the protein MGTTAKSATKVAAVVGAGPGLGAALAWRFAREGYTVGLFARSEDSLRKVQQMVHEAGGSASLYPTDATDAGAVSESFARLREEHGAPDVCIYNAGLFRMAGFLETSPEDFDTSWRINCLGGVLCARAVLPAMVERGRGTLLFTGATASLRGGPRSAAFATGKFGLRALAQSLAREFGPRGIHVAHVVIDGVIDTTRTHARGALRQPAELLSPDALAETYWQLHRQDPSAWTQELDVRPAPEKF; encoded by the coding sequence ATGGGAACGACTGCGAAGTCGGCCACGAAGGTGGCCGCGGTGGTGGGAGCAGGTCCAGGGCTGGGCGCGGCACTCGCCTGGCGCTTCGCCCGCGAGGGCTACACCGTGGGCCTCTTCGCCCGGAGCGAGGACTCGCTGCGCAAGGTACAGCAGATGGTGCACGAGGCCGGCGGCAGCGCGAGCCTCTACCCCACTGACGCCACCGACGCGGGCGCGGTGAGCGAGTCCTTCGCCCGCCTGCGCGAGGAGCACGGCGCCCCGGACGTCTGCATCTACAACGCCGGCCTCTTCCGCATGGCCGGCTTCCTGGAGACGTCTCCCGAGGACTTCGACACCTCGTGGCGCATCAACTGCCTGGGCGGCGTGCTGTGCGCGCGCGCGGTGCTGCCGGCCATGGTGGAGCGGGGACGCGGCACGCTGCTCTTCACCGGGGCCACCGCGTCGCTGCGCGGCGGCCCGCGCTCGGCGGCCTTCGCCACGGGCAAGTTCGGCCTCCGCGCCCTGGCGCAGTCGCTGGCGCGCGAGTTCGGCCCGCGCGGCATCCACGTGGCCCACGTCGTCATCGACGGCGTCATCGACACCACCCGCACCCACGCGCGAGGCGCCCTGCGGCAGCCGGCGGAGCTGCTGTCGCCGGACGCCCTCGCGGAGACGTACTGGCAGCTGCACCGGCAGGACCCGTCGGCCTGGACGCAGGAGTTGGACGTGCGGCCCGCACCCGAGAAGTTCTAG
- a CDS encoding DUF1338 domain-containing protein: MTTAHATRLLDLLWERYAAEVPYARTFVQLSGGSFRNDHVALRSLARPGGGIALFSRPFERLGWKAAGAYTFPDARLSAIYMSHPAGLPRVFISELKQEELSPRARELLAALPEDPPPPEDVDALAAWFSPPPPPDEAALLELEKESQYGAWLLAFGRKVNHFTGSVDDVEVWQRRMREAGVPMKSDIEGAAGTSLRQTATHAAPLPLTLKGGGTRTWPYAYFEIAQRSPDFDGFLGPQARALFDMTKRGG; this comes from the coding sequence ATGACGACCGCCCACGCCACCCGTCTCCTCGATTTGCTCTGGGAGCGCTACGCCGCCGAGGTGCCCTACGCGCGCACCTTCGTCCAGCTCTCCGGAGGCAGCTTCCGCAATGACCACGTCGCGCTGCGCTCGCTGGCGCGGCCCGGTGGGGGCATCGCCCTCTTCTCGCGGCCCTTCGAGCGGCTCGGCTGGAAGGCCGCGGGCGCGTACACCTTCCCGGACGCGCGCCTGTCCGCCATCTACATGTCCCATCCGGCCGGGCTGCCGCGCGTCTTCATCTCCGAGCTGAAGCAGGAGGAGCTGTCCCCGCGAGCCCGCGAGCTGCTCGCCGCGCTGCCCGAGGACCCGCCTCCGCCCGAGGACGTGGACGCGCTCGCCGCGTGGTTCTCCCCGCCGCCTCCGCCGGACGAGGCCGCGCTGCTGGAGCTGGAGAAGGAGTCGCAGTACGGCGCGTGGCTGCTCGCCTTCGGCCGCAAGGTGAACCACTTCACCGGCTCGGTGGACGACGTGGAGGTGTGGCAGCGGCGCATGCGCGAGGCGGGCGTGCCCATGAAGTCCGACATCGAGGGCGCCGCCGGCACGTCGCTGCGGCAGACGGCCACCCACGCCGCGCCGCTGCCGTTGACGCTCAAGGGCGGCGGCACGCGCACGTGGCCCTACGCGTACTTCGAGATTGCCCAGCGCTCGCCGGACTTCGACGGCTTCCTCGGGCCGCAGGCGCGCGCGCTCTTCGACATGACGAAGCGGGGCGGGTGA